From the Niveibacterium microcysteis genome, the window TCACTGCCACGTCCAACGCGTGCAGCGTTTCCGAGTCGCTGCGGCCGTTCAGAATGTCAGAACGCAGTGCGTTGAGCCGGTTCTTGGTGAGCCCGATTTCACCGGACAGGTTCAAAACCTGATCGAGGCGAGAAGTATCCACGCGGATCGAGTTGTCGCGAGTGCGCTCAACCTCGCGCCGGCCAGTCGGCCCGCTATAGCCCGGCTTGTCGCTGGCACGTCGCCCGATTGCGGCCTTGATGATCTCGTCGGCAGATTTGCCGTCGAGGTCGTGCGAAGGATCTGCAACAGTAACAACAGCGGCCGGCGCGGCGGCCGGGGCCACTGCTGACGAGGGCACGCCAGTCACGGCTTCGTAAAGCGCATACCAGTCGATGCCGTCGTCGCCAACCGGATGGTGCACAACCACCGGCGCCACCGGAACCAAGGCTGTCTCGGCCTTCGGCGCGGGAGCCGGTGCCGGCGCCGGAGCGGCTGGTTTGGCCGCACCGCCAACCAGATTCCCAGCAATCGCCAGCTTCAGCTGCGAGATCAAATGCGGGTCCGCAGCGGATGGCTGCTGGCCGCGCTCAAGCTCGTTGAACATGTCGCGCACCGCGCCGGTCGCGGCGAGGATGACGTCCATCGCATCCGGCGTAATCGCGAGTTCCGCGTTACGCAACTTGTCGAACAGGTTCTCGGTCAGGTGGCACAAGGTCACCAGCTCGGTCGCATTGAGGAACCCGGCACCACCCTTGATCGTGTGGAAGCCGCGGAAGATCTCGTTGAGCAAACCGGTGTCGTTCGGCGTGCGCTCAAGATCGACAAGCTTGTTGTCGACGCCTGATAGCAGATCACCCGCTTCGATCAGGAAGTCCTGAAGGAGATCTTCCATCCCCGCAAAATCGCTCATAGCTCGCTCCGAATCACCGATGTCTTACGCCAGTCCGGCTCTAAGTCGGTCATGCAACGCTGTCAGAAGCCCAGGCTTTCGAGCAGATCGTCCACCTGCTCCTGGTTCGTCACGACATCCTCGCGCCCTTCGCTGCTGACCACCGGGCCATTCAGCAGGCCTTCGCTGGCCGACGAGCGCTTGTTCTCCGGCACCACCTGCAGCAGCACGTTCACCAGGCCCTCTTCCAGTACTGCAGCCATGTCGACGATCTTCTTGATCACCTGACCGGTCAGATCCTGGAAGTCCTGCGCCATCATGATTTCGAGCAACTGTTCATTGACCAGTTTGCTGTCGTCGGCGACCTGACCAAGGAAGCCGCGGGTCTCCTGAGCAAGGACCTTGAACTCTTCGACCGACAGCTCCTTCGCGTAGAGCTTGTCCCAGCGTTCGCGCAGCTGACGCGACATGTCTTCCTGCCGATCCTGGATCGGCTGCGCGATGTCGGTCGCGTTGAGCACGCGGCTCGCAGCCTGCTCGGTCATCGTCGCGATGTAGGAAAGGCGCTGGCGTGCGTCGGGGATCTGGCGTGCAGTTTCCTCCAGCATCCGGTCGTAACCCAGCTCGCGCAAGGTGTCG encodes:
- the cheZ gene encoding protein phosphatase CheZ codes for the protein MAKRPANDGSGDNDELQELFDSIASEAAAPRPPADEGDSDELQHLFDDVASKFNAGGQDVLEGEAREVPAEPLTPEERQESVFTKIGQMTRMLHDTLRELGYDRMLEETARQIPDARQRLSYIATMTEQAASRVLNATDIAQPIQDRQEDMSRQLRERWDKLYAKELSVEEFKVLAQETRGFLGQVADDSKLVNEQLLEIMMAQDFQDLTGQVIKKIVDMAAVLEEGLVNVLLQVVPENKRSSASEGLLNGPVVSSEGREDVVTNQEQVDDLLESLGF